The Impatiens glandulifera chromosome 3, dImpGla2.1, whole genome shotgun sequence genome contains a region encoding:
- the LOC124931935 gene encoding FCS-Like Zinc finger 5-like — MLLGKRSRPPMKRTTSMTEFTLDLSIGFGSDVAPPPTTHPSSATVGTTGDQRFLNSIVSPRPHRRNSADFQLETAHFLRACFLCKRRLIPGRDIYMYRGDSAFCSLECRQQQMARDERKDKLSPSTKKVVDGSAASTVLVSGGNSEIVSAQVESIAAAAV, encoded by the exons ATGTTGCTGGGAAAAAGGTCTCGTCCTCCGATGAAGAGAACCACCAGTATGACCGAGTTCACTTTAGATCTAAGCATCGGATTCGGTAGCGACGTCGCCCCTCCACCGACAACTCACCCTTCATCGGCTACCGTTGGTACTACTGGAGATCAACGTTTCCTTAACTCAATTGTCTCTCCACGCCCACATCGCCGGAATTCAGCCGATTTCCAGCTTGAAACCGCTCACTTCTTGCGGGCTTGCTTCCTTTGCAAGCGCCGCCTTATCCCCGGCCGAGATATATACATGTACAG GGGAGATAGTGCTTTCTGTAGTCTAGAGTGCCGCCAACAACAGATGGCTCGAGACGAGCGTAAAGACAAGCTTTCACCTTCAACAAAGAAAGTCGTCGATGGTTCGGCAGCATCAACCGTGTTGGTGTCCGGTGGAAATTCGGAAATTGTCTCCGCCCAAGTGGAGAGCATCGCTGCAGCCGCTGTCTAG
- the LOC124931639 gene encoding 60S ribosomal protein L30-like: MVAAKKTKKTHESINNRLALVMKSGKYTLGYKTVVKTLRNSKGKLIIISNNCPPLRKSEIEYYAMLAKVGVHHFNGNNVDLGTACGKYFRVSCLSIVDPGDSDIIKTLPGNQ, translated from the exons ATGGTTGCTGCAAAGAAAACT AAGAAGACTCATGAGAGCATCAACAACAGGCTTGCTCTCGTCATGAAGAGCGGTAAATACACACTCGGTTATAAGACTGTAGTGAAGACCCTCAGGAACTCTAAAG GGAAGCTGATTATCATTTCGAACAATTGTCCGCCTTTGAGGAAGTCGGAGATTGAATACTACGCTATGCTTGCAAAGGTTGGCGTTCATCATTTCAATGGAA ACAATGTTGATCTTGGGACAGCATGTGGAAAGTACTTCCGTGTATCATGCCTGAGCATAGTTGATCCAG GTGATTCGGATATTATTAAGACCTTGCCAGGAAATCAGTAA